Part of the Prosthecobacter debontii genome is shown below.
ACCGAAGCTGGTGCGGCGTTCCTTGTTAGGCGAGGCAGGCGTCTTGGCCATGATCGGTGCTCTCCTCGGAGTCTTCGGCGGTGAGGTCTATACCAAGCTGGCTCTGCAAGGGTTGAGCGGTGCCTGGGCAGGAGCCTCGCAGGGATTACCCCTGATCTATGCCGGCAGTGTCGCCACGAAAGTTGGCGCTGGAATCGGCGCCGTCGTGGTGGTGCTGATCACGCTATGGTGGGCCAGTCGCAAGCTATTCAAAGCACAGGCTAGAGACCTTCTCGGGGCGTGGAGCGCGGAGGATACAGAGGTGCCTGTAAGAGTCGCTGGCTGGAAGAAAGTGCTGCCGGTCGTGTGGCTGCTGGGAGCGGTGAGTCTGATGCTGGCTGGCACCCAGGCCACCGCAGCAGAAGCTGTGGCAGGGATGTTTTTCGGCAGTGGTTTTCTGCTGCTGATGGCAGGCTTGTCCATCGCAAAGCGGTGGATGCAAAGATCGTTAGGTTTGGCCCAATCCTTGTGGCAGATCGGTCTGCGCAATATCTCTCGGCGTCCCTCCCGCAGTCTGGCGGTGATGGGCATGATGGCTGGCGGGATCTTCCTGGTGACGGCGGTGAATGCCTTCCGCATGAGCGCTGGAGATGTGGATCAACCGACTTCGGGCACGGGCGGCTTTGCCCTGATTGGGGAGTCGTCTCTACCCATTTATGAGGATCTCAATACCCAGGCGGGGCGAGATGCCTTCAGTCTAGATGAGGAGATCATGAAGGGCGTGGCCATTGTGCCCTTCCGGGTACGGATGGGTGACGATGCGAGTTGCCTGAACCTGAATCGTGCCCAGAAGCCGGTGTTGATCGGAGTGGATCCTGCCAAATTGGAGGGGCGCTTTAGCTTCGCTGGAAAAGGCGGCTGGGAGAGTCTCAAGACACCGCTGGAGGCCATTGCCGATCAGGCGACCGCCATGTGGGGCCTCGGCCTGGGGGTGGGTGATGCGCTGGATTATGGAGATGCTTCCGGCAAAGACATCCAGGTGAAGCTGGCGGGCATGCTGGCGGCGTCGGTGTTGCAGGGGAAGATGATCATCAGCGAGCAGGCTTTCCTCACGACCTATCCCGATGCGGCGGGCTATCGTTTCTTCCTCATTGATGCACCCGCAGGTAAAGCTGAGGAAGTCAGTGCTCATTTGACCCGCCAACTCCAGCCTCGTGGTCTCGCTTTGGAATCGGCCAAGGCACGTCTGGAGACCTTCATGAGCGTGCAGAATACTTACATCGGCATCTTTACCGTGCTGGGTGGCCTGGGCGTATTACTTGGCACCGCAGGCCTGGGCATTTTGGTGGCTCGCCATGTGCTGGAGCGCCGGGGTGAATTGGGGCTGATGCAAGCGGTGGGCTTTCAGGCAGGATCGCTGCGTCACTTGGTGTTAGGTGAGCACGTTGTATTGCTGATCGCAGGCGTCATCCTCGGCGTCTTGAGCGCACTCCTCGCCGTCTGGCCCAGCCTTCAGCAAGGTGGCTCCTCTCTTCCCATCGGCTTCCTCGGCAGCCTCATCGTGGGCATCGTGCTATTTGGTGTCGTGATCTGCTGGATCGCTGTGTCCAGTGCCGTGCGCGGACGGTTGATTGATGCCATTCGGCGAGAGTAGTGAGGCTGTCGGATGCAAAATTCAGTCGAGCCTGTGTTGATACCCAAAGAACAGATTCGACAAGCCCCTCGAAAGGACGGCAAGCTTGTGGAGTTCTTCTCCAGGGAGAACTTAATAACCTGAACCTATTCCTCATCATGCCAGCCATTGCTAAAATGACCTGTTCGAACTGTGGCGCCGAGATCAGCACGATGAACATGTCTTGGGGGCGTAAGTACTGGCTTTTTACCATTCCCCTCATGCTCTTGGGATTTCTCCCTTTGATCAAGATGACCTTCTTTAAAGGGGATGTGGTCAAAGACCTCAAGATCACGGAAGTGACAAAACGACAGGCAGGAAGTGGACTGGAGGTTCTGGGACTGATTACCAACGAAGGGAAGCACAAGTGGTCCAGTGTGGTGGTGGAGGCGGAGTTCTTTGATGCCTCAGGAGCGTTTCTGGATGAGTGGACGGAGACGTTGCGTTCGGACATTGCCCCGGGTGCTCAAGAGCACTTTAAGGTGACTCTGCGGAATGCAGATCTGAAGGATCAAACCGGCGATGTTAAAATGGTGGTTAAGATTGCGGGCGGGTATTCAGCACCCTTTTAATCATGGGCTATCCGTGTAGATGAATTCACCTTTATGGGAATTTCCTCTTCGCTCTCTTCCGATTTTTATTCTGGCCTTATCGGGTGTGGAAAGAGTCGCTGGAAAACTCTCGTGTTGGCGTGTCTGAATCGGACCGTGAAGCCCTGAGGTTTTGGAAGCGATTTGGGATCATTGCGTCGGTCCTGGTGGTGCTTGGAATCATCGGAATCGGGCTCTACGTGGGGCTAAGGTTTTTTGTGAGAGGTTGACCACTCTTGGCGGCGATGGAACCCGTCCAAGTGGGCGCAATTCTTGCGCAAGCAAACGCAGGGTTGATGTGGGAATGGGTTTTGAGAGTGACGTATTGATGGTCTGTTCAGTCGGTTGATGTCATTCCTCCCCCTCATTTCTATTTCTTTTTGCCCCAAGGCTTGGTCCGTGATTCAGCGCATACCGTGCTGGAAGTGGATCCATCTTCTGTGGGTGCTGGCGCTCACCTGCCAACTGCACGCGGGACCGACCGATCCCGAAGGCACCGATACGGAAAAGGAGCCGCCCATCTGGAAGATCCATCAGGACCCCGTGGCACGACTGTGGCAAAGTGCCGAGGAAAAGGGGCAACCTCTGGAGGCCGTGTCAGACATGGCCTGGCTGACGAGGGTGCTCAAGGACCTGGATATCCCTGTGGACTCTCAGGTGCTGGTGTTTTCCAAGACCAGTCTTCAGAAAGCCCATATCAGTCCGGCAAGACCCCGCGCTTTGTATTTCAATGACGAGTGTTACATCGGCTGGGTGCAGGGTGGAGAGATGGAGGTGGTGGCGGCTGACCCTGAGGAGGGCTTGCAATACTATCTCATTCCACGCCCCTTCATGAAACCGGCCCGGCCTGAGCCGGTGGCTTCGGATCAATGTCTCAGCTGTCATGTGGGAGGAAATCTCCAGATGCAGTCGGTGCATACGCGGGAGAATGGATACCCCATCCCAGATGCCGACCACTTTGTGACGAGTTATGAGAGTCCCTTGGCAGAACGCTGGGGAGGCTGGTATGTGAGCGGGCACCATGGCCAGGACCTGCATATGGGCAATGTGCTGGCTTACAAGCGCGGGGGGCTCGTGCGACTGGATCGTCAACGTGGAGCGAATGTGGAATCGCTCGAAGACTGGGTGCACACCGAACCCTATGCCGCGAGCACGAGCGACATCGTCGCTCTGATGGTGCTGGAGCATCAATACGTGATGCATAACACGCTGCACGAAGCGGGACGCTCGGCGCGTCGTGTGCTGAATCCCCCGCCCGATGGCCCAATTTACGAGGCGGCGGCTCAACGACGCATCCTGCGCAAACGTGCCCGCGAGATCGTGGAGCGTTTGTTGTTCGTCGGGGAGTATGCTCTCCAGTCGCCCGTCTCAGGCAGCGAGGCTTTTCAAACCGCCTTCAAGCGTAATCAACGCCCAGATTCCCGGGGGCGTTCGCTGAAGGATTTCAATCTTCAAACCCGACTGTTTGAACATCGCTGCAGCTACATGATCTACTCAGGCAGTTTCCAAGGCTTACCTGAGCCGTTGAAACAAGCGGTGTATGCGGAACTCGATGAGGTTTTGAACGGTGACCCCGCCGATGACGAGGCCTTCGCTTTTTTGCCGCGAGACGAGCGGGATACGATCCGCCAGATCCTCATGGAGACGGACTCTGGGGCGAAGCGGTACTGGATGATGGAAAGTGATCAGAGCGGGGAGTGAGGTTCTGATCCTTGAAAGGATTGAAGAGAAGTAGGCGAATAGGGTATGAAAAAGAAGAATGTCTCTAAGGTCATTTGAAGTGCCTAGTGGATGAATCCCCTGCCTTATGAATCGTCGATCACTTGGATTTTTTGGATTACTTTGGGTCAGTCTTGCTTTGGTAGTGTTAGCGTTTCCTTGCAATGCCACTGACGTGGAGGAGGAAGGTTCTGTACCTGAGTTTTACAGCTTACCACAGTTTCTTGAAGCAGACCCGAGTCTGGAATTGCCGGGTGGTGAAAAGTCCATGGAAGATATTCTTCATGGCGAAGGCACGGTCACCGAGTTTTTACTGTCCAGGCAGGTTCGACTATGGAGGAAGGCTCCTGACGGGCCTGATGATCTCTATCAAGAGTTTGAGAAAACGAATTGGTCGAACGAATTGAGTCAGTCTTCAAGGTGGGTGAATCTGACTGATGAAGAGTGTCAACAGTCCATGAGTCTTGTGACGGAGTTTAATTATTATGGACCTGATCCTCTTTGTGGCCCCTTCAAGCCCAGTCTCGCGATGTGAATTCGTGGTTTCCTTGGGGAAGAGCTAGTTTTAATCGCTTGTTTTTCATGTCACGAAGTCCACCTGATCCGGAGGTTTAAGGATGGCAGCGCGCCAAAGAAAGTAGCTGTAGAAATGTCACCAGAGCTCGAACAATGCCTGTTTGATCTGGCTTTTAAGGCGTATCCCCAGGATGAGGGCCTAGCTAAGTTTAAGCTCATAAAACGGCGAAGAGGAACGCGTCCAGTCGCTGAGATGCTCGCAGATCCTTTTCAGACGTTTTCACTCCGCCGAGGAAGCGATGAATCCAAGGTGGAGACATCAAAAAATTTTGTTACCACGTTGGGCGTTGAGGTGAACGCATTAAGGCCGGACCCATTTGTTCATTTGAAGCGGGACGAGTGGCCTAACATTAAGCCTCATGTGGCCTTCAATCATTTGTTTCAAGAACCTTTGATGCTAGCGAGACTCGAAGGAGGCTATCTGGCTTCTTTTGAAGCGGGTGAGTTTGGTGGTGGTTTATTTTATGCTCAAGAAGAAGACGAGGGATGGACACGTTTAATTGTGGGCCATTTTCAAGACATTCAGATCTTTGATCAGGACCATGTGTTGGTAACCGGAGGGCTGGAACATATGTGGGTGAATGGTGGTGAAACCTACCTGCTGACTCGGACTCGCCAGGGCAAGTGGAAATCAAGGCATGTATTCAGTAGTCGCGATGGTATGCCACGACTGGTGGGGTTCTGTGATCTCAAAGCTTTGCTGGGGAAGGAATCTCTATTCCTGTACGTGCTAGCTGTGAACTCCCCAAGCGGATTTGAATGGTTCCTGGGTGTGGATAAGACGGGGACAGTGCATGTATTGGGGGAGCGTGAAAAATGAACTGGCCTAACAAAAAAGGCAGACCTAAGTCTGCCTTTTGAGGAAGTGAATAAATGGTTGGGTCGCGCCTTTCGCTTACTTGGCGAAGGGGCTGGTGGAGAGCTTTTTAAAGTCTTCCGTGATCTTGGCGACGGCGTCTTTGGGGCCAGTGAGCTTGATGAAAACGGGTGCATCAGGGCCTGGGATGATGGCGCCGAGCAGGGTGTAATCGGCCTTGGCCGTCTTGGGGCCAAACATGGCTCCATCCATGTAGGTGCCGGTGGCGGTGACGAGGGAGACTTTGGTGCCATTGGCATCCAGTTCTTCGGTCTTGGATTCGGGAGGACTCTCAAACTGGCCGAGCCAGCGGTTGATATTCGCCTGGGTGTCACCGCCTTGACCAGCACCGAAGTAGTAGAAGATGGCTTCAAGTGGCTTTTCAGCGCCTTCCACAGTGATCTGGAGTGTGGCGGCACGCATGGGGCTGCTGGTGGGCACGGAGGTCCAGCCGGAGGCGGGGAGGGTGAAGTTCAGGTTGCCAGCGGAGATCTTGGTGTCTTCGGCACGGAGGCCGGAGGTGAGGCAAAGCAAGGCGAGGGCAGTGAGCAGGCGTTTCATGGTGGGAAGCGTAGGTTGATCGGTATTGGACAAAAAGAAAGGGCGGACCGGTGAGTCCGCCCTTTCGATGAAAAAACTTATTTGGTGACGTGCATGACGCCCTTCATCAGCAGCCAGTGGCCGGGGAAGGTGCACATGTAAGGATAGTCGCCGCCTTCAGCAGGAGCGGTGAACTCGATGGTCTCGGTGCCGTTGGGCATGACCAGCTTGGTGTGAGCGATGATGTCATCCTTGGCAGTGTCAGGGATGTAGCTCTTCGCCATCGCCTGGGGGTCGGTCATCATGGCGTTGGCCTGGGCGCCCACCGCCTGGTCCTTACCCGGCTTGATGAGGAGGAAATTGTGAGGCTGAGGGGCGACGCTGCCGGTGTTATTCAGCGTCAATTTGACTTTTTGCCCAGCTTTGACGCTCAGGTCAGTCTTATCATAACCGAGTGGATTGGTCGCATGGGGCTTCAGTTCGATCTCTGCGACTTCGGCATCCTGAGCGGAAGCAAAGTTAAGCGCAAGGAGGGTAAGTGCGGTAAGGACGGCGGTTTTCTTCATGGATGGATGAGGGGAATACGCTAATCGGGCGTGGACGGGCAGGCTTTTCAACCTATTTTGTGATAGATGGCCTGAACTTTGCGATTTACGTCAAGGAAAGACTTGGACGACGTATAGCGTATCAATCTTGCCCTCCTTGACATGAATCCCTTTCACGAAACCGCTACCGCCTCCCACCAGATGAGCCGCCGCCATGTGTTGCGCGGACTGGGAACCATGATGTCGCTGCCGTTTTTGGAATCGTTTGGTGGCCGAGCCTTAGCGGCTACGGCGGCCAAGGCCCCCGCTAAAGCTCCGCTGCGTGCCGCTTGGCTTTACATTCCTAACGGGGTGAATGTGAAGGATTGGTTTCCGACCGGCGAAGGCAAAAACTATGAACTCAGCGCAACGCTGAAAGAGATCGAACGGCACCGCAATGACTTCATGGTGGTATCGGGTTTGGCTCAAGATAAGGCGCGTTCCCATGGCAATGGTGGCGGTGACCATGCGCGTGCCACTTCCACCTTCCTCACGGGCTGCATGCCGAAAAAGACGGCAGGTTCAGATATCCAACTGGGCGTGTCTGTGGACCAGATTGCGGCCCAGAAGATCGGTCATTTGACCCGCCTTCCTTCCTTGGAACTCAGCACCGACGGCCAGCGCAGCTCAGGGCGCTGTGACAGTGGTTACTCCTGTGCTTATCAGTTCAATCTGGCCTGGAAGAATGAAACCATGCCGATGGCGCCTGAAATGGACCCTCGGTTGGTCTTCGAGCGTCTGTTCGGTTACGGAGCTTCCGGCGCACGCGGTGCGGACGGAGCCCGCCGCCAGCGTCTGCAGAAAAGCATTCTCGATACGGTGTTGGCGGAGGCGAAGTCTCTGCAAAACAAGGTGAGCGGCAATGATCGCCGCAAGCTGGATGAATACTACAGCAGTGTTCGCGACATCGAATTGCGCATTGAGCGTGCTGAAAAATTCACCTCCACTCTGCCCAAAGATTACCCCGTGCCTGAGGGCATTCCTGAGTCCTATGAGGAGCACATCCACATGATGTTTGACCTCTTGGCGCTGGCTTTCCAGACGGATACCACTCGCCTCTGCACCTTCATGCTGGCGCATGATGGTAGCAATCGCAGCTTCCCACAGATCGGTGTGCCCGATGCTCACCACTACCTCTCTCACCATGAAAATGATGAGCAGAAGCTGGAGAAGATTGCCAAAATCGACCGCTTCTACATGCGTCAGTTCGGTTACTTCCTCGATAAGCTGAAGTCCATCAAGGAAGGCGAGGGCAACCTCTTGGACAACAGCATGATCGTCTTCGGCGGTGGTATCGGGGATGGCAATCGCCATAACCACGACAACCTGCCGATTCTTTTGGCGGGTCATGCCAGCGGCACTTGGACACCTGGCCGACGTGTCGTCCTTCCCGGCGAGACGCCGATGACCAACCTGTATCTCTCCATGCTAGACCGTCTCGGTGTCCGTGCGGAGCGTGTTGGTGACAGCACCGGTGTTCTCGACGTGAGCTGAGCCCAGGGCTGGAGAGGTGAGTGAATTCCAGCCGTCTCCAAATCCAACTACCTACAAGTAACCGCCAAAGTTTGTAGGAATTTAAGATATCCGTATATTTAACGAGAGAGGCCGTTGCATGATTGCATCTCCGGTTTTAATAATCCATGCTCATGGCGGCTCTCGACTCCGACTCTCCGACGGCATCGGCCCCTTTGCAGGAGCTTCTTTTTCCTCCTGAGGGGGCGGAGTCTCCGTCCCTACCGCTATTGCCTGTTGAGTTGGGAAATGCTGCCCGAGCCCTTGAAAAGGCCATGGCAGATCCGATGCAGGTCTCTGCGGCCTATTCAAATTTTTGCGCAGCCGCTTATGTGAAACCAGAGTGGGCTGGAGCGGCGAGTGATTACCTGACGACTCTTTTTGCTGAGCGTGAAGATGTCTTGGCTGAGATGACGCGGGTGCCGGACTTGATCATTGAATTGGCCTCAGGGCATTACACACTGACTTTTCTGGTGGCGTCGCATTGGGCCGAGAAAGCGGATTTGGCACGACTGACACGATTGGGCGAGGCTCTGGTCGCGACTCAATCGAAGATGAATTGCCCTGAGGTCGTGGAGCTGATGATGGCTCTAACCACGTCTTTGGCGATTAGCCGTTATTCGCGAGCCGAACAGTTGCTAGCCGCAGCAGAAGCGAGTGCAGGTGCAGATCAACAAGAAGCTCTCGCTGAAGCACGGTTATGGTTGGATGCGGGGCGGTCCGTGAGGGCCTGCAGCCAAGAAGTGCGCGATTTGTGGGACTATCGATTGCGGCGTTCTCGCACCGCATGGTCTTGGTCGAGCCCGCAGGAGAGTGATGCGTTAGCTCAGCTCGCGGAGTGTTTGGACCCTGCGACACTCTCTGCAGAGCTTTTCAAAGCGGTCGTGCCTAAGTGCTGGTGGGACCTATTCATCAAGCACCACCAGGACATGGCGGAAGCGGCTGCGGTGCAGTCCAATTTAAGATCCCCATCATCGCCTCCACCGCTCCTGGAGACAGCACACGAGCCCAAGCAGCCCATCATCCGTCGCCAAGTGGTGATCTGGCGTGCCATCCCCTTTTTCATCGGCGGTCTGGTTGGGGCCTGGGCTTTGGTGATGGGGATTTGGTTAGGCCCTTTCGATCTTGTGCGTCCTTCCACGGATGGAGACCGCATGGTGACACCACGATCCGCAGCCGATGGCAAGGCTTCGGAAGGCGTGATGGCTAAACCGGATCATCCCAATGCGGTATGGCGTCAGCAACAGGCGACATTGATCGCCGATGAAAACCCGGATTTCAGACGGTTGGCGGAGAAATTAGAATCGGGAGGATGGGCGCGGCACGAGACCCTCCTTCGCGGTCAAACGGCGGAACTGCCTCAAGAAGATCCGGCCTACCAGAAATTCCTCCTCTGGCTGCACCTGGACCCGCCTTCGGATCCAGAGATTCGGAGCCAGATCCCATTGTTACTCGCGGAACTGCGTCAGGATAGCACGATCATCGAGCTGTGGGAGAAGCTGATTTATTCAGGTTCCCCGAATGCCAAGGACATTCAGGAAGCCGCCTTGCGCACGCAGCATGATAAGAAAGAAGAGTGGTCGCCGACCCAACGCGCCGCTTTGACCAAGATCGCAGCGGCGGCTGTGCCTTAACGCACACGCATTGTTTAAGCTGCCGCCTTGCGTGCCGCCAGGATGAGATCAGTGAACAGCTTCTTTTGCTCCGCGAGAGCGGCCACACGGTCGGCAGGTTTCGTGCGCGCCTCCAGCAGGACCCAGCCATCGTAGTCCGCATTCACCAGCAGCTTGGCCAACTTGTCATAAGGATACTTGCCTTCATTGACCTCGCGGATGTGTGTGGTACGCCCCAGGTAAGGCTGCACTTTGGCAAAGTTGGCCTCGATGCCTTCACCCTCCAGATCTTGCTCGTTGGAGTTCCAGCAGACACGCACATTGTCGCGGGCCGCCACTTCCATGATCGTTTGGATGTGACCCAGATCACACACCCCACCATGCACTTCCAGACGGATTTCCTGGCCAAACCCCAGCGCGTAGTCACCCAGCTCGGCCAGGGATTTGCCAATTTGTTCCAGCGTCTTCTCCACAGGCACCTCCTTGGGCAGGGCATTGGGTTTTACCTTCACCCCGCTGCCGCCGATGTCGTGGCTGAGCTTGATGTATTCCTTGGCGGAATCCATGTGCTTCTTCAGCGTCGCCGCATCCGGGCTGTGAAACTCCGCATTGGTGCCCATGCCGAGCGCGATGACCTGAGCTTCCTCGAACTTCTGCCGAACGGCCTGGCGTTCGGGCAGGCTGAGCGTTGGCTCCACCGCATGGGCATGTTGCACCCGCAGCTCCACGCCGAGCACGCCTGACTCCTGGCAGTTCTGAATCAGCGTCGGCAAATCCCAATCCGCACCCCACATGTAAGTCACCAGGCCGAACTGAATGTTTTCTCCTTTGTAACTGAGCGGTGAATCCTGCGCTGCGAGCAAACCGGCAGCGCTCGAGCCTAACAACGTGGAGAGAAAGTGACGGCGAGTATTCATGGTGAGGTCAATAGGGGGAGGAGACTCAATCAGACACAACGATGCTAGCTGAGAGAAGTCTTCAAGAACATCTAAATCAAAATCAGGGTGATGAGAGTGGCTCCCCTGAAATAGATTCAAAGCATGATCTGTCTTCGCTTTTGGGGCTGGAGTTTGATGTTGTTGCTTGGAAGCTCCTGTCTGGGGCCTCGTGTGCGGACGGAGATCGTCGAAGCACACCCTGCTTTTCTGCGAGGCGGATTCAACGGCAAGAAGGTCTTTTTCGCTCCGATGTTACCTCAGCGAAAGCTGTCCAACATCCCGAATGAGGTGCAGTTTCATCTCATGCAGAGCGAGCTGGAAACTCGGTTTCAGGAGAAGCATCCGCACACGCAGGTGATCGTTGCGGACGAGCTGGAAAAAGCCGTTGAGGGGATCAGCCTGT
Proteins encoded:
- a CDS encoding ABC transporter permease; the protein is MSLFSFVLSSARHYWRGHLGLLLGAFLASAILSGSLLVGDSVRASLRRVAELRLGRIHAGVLGGDRWFTESLAEQAQAAPAIMAVGSTASSNGKVRVNGTQVLGVEEAFWKLSTSGKVIALDKGQVALNEPLARKLEAKIGDTILVRLERPSAISRDAPLSGNTNEDVSLRRTVGAIVSAEDFGAFQLVASQITPDSVFVPLADLQTQVEMEGKINTLLSASPQFTAESAALEQAKTLGDFALKLKTVDRPRKEWEVSTDRVFMDDSIATDLLKREGSYGVLTYLVNGITSAKGGTPYSMITATDALAVKPGQIVITQWLAEDHGLALGDRVEIRYFIVGIGRELKEQTASFQVSGILPMDDPNVTRAWTPDFPGVSDVDNCRDWDPGIPMDTKKIRDKDEKYWDDYKGTPKGFISLADGQKLWGNRFGELTSIRFANSGQDEAALKTELAEGLSLADIGLSPRDFKGEASAAAKGSVDFGGLFIGLSMFLIGAALIFAALLFLFTLERRASQVGLLLAVGWTPKLVRRSLLGEAGVLAMIGALLGVFGGEVYTKLALQGLSGAWAGASQGLPLIYAGSVATKVGAGIGAVVVVLITLWWASRKLFKAQARDLLGAWSAEDTEVPVRVAGWKKVLPVVWLLGAVSLMLAGTQATAAEAVAGMFFGSGFLLLMAGLSIAKRWMQRSLGLAQSLWQIGLRNISRRPSRSLAVMGMMAGGIFLVTAVNAFRMSAGDVDQPTSGTGGFALIGESSLPIYEDLNTQAGRDAFSLDEEIMKGVAIVPFRVRMGDDASCLNLNRAQKPVLIGVDPAKLEGRFSFAGKGGWESLKTPLEAIADQATAMWGLGLGVGDALDYGDASGKDIQVKLAGMLAASVLQGKMIISEQAFLTTYPDAAGYRFFLIDAPAGKAEEVSAHLTRQLQPRGLALESAKARLETFMSVQNTYIGIFTVLGGLGVLLGTAGLGILVARHVLERRGELGLMQAVGFQAGSLRHLVLGEHVVLLIAGVILGVLSALLAVWPSLQQGGSSLPIGFLGSLIVGIVLFGVVICWIAVSSAVRGRLIDAIRRE
- a CDS encoding sugar phosphate isomerase/epimerase family protein, whose product is MNTRRHFLSTLLGSSAAGLLAAQDSPLSYKGENIQFGLVTYMWGADWDLPTLIQNCQESGVLGVELRVQHAHAVEPTLSLPERQAVRQKFEEAQVIALGMGTNAEFHSPDAATLKKHMDSAKEYIKLSHDIGGSGVKVKPNALPKEVPVEKTLEQIGKSLAELGDYALGFGQEIRLEVHGGVCDLGHIQTIMEVAARDNVRVCWNSNEQDLEGEGIEANFAKVQPYLGRTTHIREVNEGKYPYDKLAKLLVNADYDGWVLLEARTKPADRVAALAEQKKLFTDLILAARKAAA
- a CDS encoding plastocyanin/azurin family copper-binding protein; amino-acid sequence: MKKTAVLTALTLLALNFASAQDAEVAEIELKPHATNPLGYDKTDLSVKAGQKVKLTLNNTGSVAPQPHNFLLIKPGKDQAVGAQANAMMTDPQAMAKSYIPDTAKDDIIAHTKLVMPNGTETIEFTAPAEGGDYPYMCTFPGHWLLMKGVMHVTK
- a CDS encoding DUF1552 domain-containing protein, yielding MNPFHETATASHQMSRRHVLRGLGTMMSLPFLESFGGRALAATAAKAPAKAPLRAAWLYIPNGVNVKDWFPTGEGKNYELSATLKEIERHRNDFMVVSGLAQDKARSHGNGGGDHARATSTFLTGCMPKKTAGSDIQLGVSVDQIAAQKIGHLTRLPSLELSTDGQRSSGRCDSGYSCAYQFNLAWKNETMPMAPEMDPRLVFERLFGYGASGARGADGARRQRLQKSILDTVLAEAKSLQNKVSGNDRRKLDEYYSSVRDIELRIERAEKFTSTLPKDYPVPEGIPESYEEHIHMMFDLLALAFQTDTTRLCTFMLAHDGSNRSFPQIGVPDAHHYLSHHENDEQKLEKIAKIDRFYMRQFGYFLDKLKSIKEGEGNLLDNSMIVFGGGIGDGNRHNHDNLPILLAGHASGTWTPGRRVVLPGETPMTNLYLSMLDRLGVRAERVGDSTGVLDVS
- a CDS encoding FxLYD domain-containing protein encodes the protein MPAIAKMTCSNCGAEISTMNMSWGRKYWLFTIPLMLLGFLPLIKMTFFKGDVVKDLKITEVTKRQAGSGLEVLGLITNEGKHKWSSVVVEAEFFDASGAFLDEWTETLRSDIAPGAQEHFKVTLRNADLKDQTGDVKMVVKIAGGYSAPF